One Gimesia aquarii DNA segment encodes these proteins:
- a CDS encoding hybrid sensor histidine kinase/response regulator: protein MNVDNQLEKLKVLLVKAKTERAKRVIAQLNEISNSKNDRVTHVTSTDEARDCLKKDNYSVVFLDLSLPDNSALALITVIQKTSPAIPIIVLSTWENEALCYTAIQKGAQDYLIKGEISKPLLSRTIFHSLERKRQLQSLALQIDNLQAFARAASHDLKAPLGNIKMISEIVIEEAGNQMESSVREMLHSLPSIAGRLKKLIDDLLEFSMLGHKGLHREQISLDKVLNSVCQLLEMQIRDQNATIDIGQLDNVYADPDLMATVFQNLIGNSCKYVKDHAPVIRISTKNEDQFVVVMVEDNGIGIPEKEQQRIFNPLVRAVNTCDYEGTGLGLAMVKKIIEAHQGKVWVESSGNKGSTFCFTLPKPIPQTHHKPQGQFEMNHTRLLD from the coding sequence ATGAATGTTGACAATCAACTTGAAAAGCTCAAGGTGCTTTTGGTGAAAGCGAAAACAGAACGTGCCAAAAGAGTCATTGCTCAGTTGAATGAAATCAGCAATAGTAAAAATGATAGAGTAACACACGTCACATCGACAGATGAAGCACGTGATTGTCTGAAAAAAGACAACTACTCGGTTGTATTTCTTGATCTGAGTTTACCAGATAATTCTGCTCTCGCTTTGATTACAGTGATTCAAAAAACATCCCCCGCCATCCCAATCATTGTCTTATCGACATGGGAGAATGAAGCTCTCTGTTACACAGCCATTCAAAAAGGAGCACAAGATTATCTAATTAAAGGCGAGATCTCCAAGCCACTACTTTCTCGTACAATTTTTCACTCTCTTGAACGCAAGCGGCAATTACAGTCTCTTGCACTTCAAATCGACAATTTGCAGGCATTTGCCAGGGCTGCTTCACATGATTTAAAAGCTCCTTTGGGAAACATCAAGATGATCAGTGAAATTGTGATTGAAGAGGCAGGAAACCAGATGGAATCTTCTGTACGGGAAATGCTCCATAGTTTGCCTTCGATCGCCGGTCGTCTTAAAAAACTGATCGATGATTTACTTGAATTTTCTATGCTAGGGCATAAAGGTTTGCACCGAGAACAAATTTCTCTCGACAAAGTCTTGAATTCTGTATGCCAGCTTCTGGAAATGCAAATTCGAGATCAAAATGCAACCATCGATATTGGCCAGTTGGATAACGTTTATGCTGATCCAGATTTGATGGCGACCGTCTTTCAGAATCTCATTGGTAATTCATGCAAATATGTAAAAGACCATGCACCTGTCATACGCATTAGCACAAAAAATGAAGACCAGTTTGTTGTTGTCATGGTAGAAGATAATGGAATTGGAATTCCTGAAAAAGAACAGCAACGGATTTTTAATCCCTTAGTACGTGCTGTCAACACTTGTGACTATGAAGGAACAGGATTGGGACTGGCGATGGTCAAAAAAATCATTGAAGCCCATCAGGGAAAAGTCTGGGTTGAATCTTCTGGCAATAAGGGTTCTACTTTTTGCTTCACACTCCCCAAACCGATACCTCAAACTCATCATAAGCCCCAGGGACAATTTGAAATGAACCATACCCGACTCTTAGACTAA
- a CDS encoding RNA polymerase sigma factor, which yields MTRTDDSQKINVRVGSVSTSRSLLCRLKEDDSEAWDRLVELYAPLVFHWCRRLNVPEQDIVDIFQDVFQSLAKNINQFHKDRPGDTFRGWMRTITRNKAYDHFRKTGRQPGAIGGTEAYKALSQFPDVEWDDDQSDDNEIHDSLFLHSLELIRQDFAKQTWEAFWQVVVEGKTPREVGEDLSMRPGTVRVAKSRVLHRLRQELGDVLD from the coding sequence ATGACACGAACCGATGACTCACAAAAAATTAATGTGCGAGTTGGTTCCGTTTCAACGTCTCGAAGTCTGCTGTGCAGGCTGAAGGAAGATGATTCTGAGGCCTGGGATCGTCTGGTTGAATTGTATGCACCTTTGGTGTTTCATTGGTGCCGGCGGCTCAACGTGCCAGAACAGGACATCGTCGATATTTTCCAGGACGTGTTTCAATCGCTTGCCAAGAACATTAATCAGTTCCATAAGGATCGTCCCGGGGATACGTTTCGTGGTTGGATGCGGACGATTACACGTAACAAAGCCTATGATCACTTTCGCAAAACCGGTCGTCAACCAGGAGCGATTGGTGGTACTGAAGCCTACAAAGCACTTTCACAATTTCCTGATGTCGAATGGGACGACGATCAAAGTGATGACAATGAGATCCACGACAGTTTATTTCTTCATTCGCTCGAACTGATCCGCCAGGATTTTGCCAAACAGACTTGGGAAGCATTTTGGCAAGTTGTTGTGGAAGGAAAGACTCCCAGGGAAGTCGGTGAGGATTTGTCAATGCGTCCTGGGACCGTGCGTGTTGCCAAATCGCGAGTGCTTCATCGCTTGAGGCAGGAACTGGGCGACGTTCTGGATTAA